From the Cryptomeria japonica chromosome 2, Sugi_1.0, whole genome shotgun sequence genome, one window contains:
- the LOC131043852 gene encoding serine carboxypeptidase II-3-like has protein sequence MTELGPFRVKPDGKTLSKNPYAWNQVANTLFLESPAGVGFSYSNTTSDYQNGNDDNTARDAYTFLQNWFERFPQYKNRDFYIAGESYAGFYVPELADTILKNNNSRTSFINLKGVMIGNGIMNEETDGCGSIDYAWSHALISDEDYASQRCTPSGSSYTTHNNTFVSRAESTDGEINPYNIYAPLCPSHPDPIWASSTSVNDTPVNESDGFDPCSPGYVFTYLNTPEVQNALHANVTDLSYAWTECSDVLSYTFSATTMFPIYRRMMAAGLRILIYSGDVDAVVPVTGTRYSINALKLSIEEEWYPWMSGELDVGGFSVIYKGLTFATVRGAGHEVPSYQPSRALTMTKSFLAGKPLPS, from the exons ATGACAGAATTGGGTCCCTTCCGCGTAAAACCAGATGGCAAAACTCTTTCTAAAAATCCATATGCATGGAACCAAG TGGCAAACACCCTGTTTTTGGAATCACCTGCTGGGGTTGGATTTTCATACTCCAATACCACCTCTGATTATCAAAATGGCAATGATGATAACACTG CTCGAGATGCGTACACGTTTCTTCAAAATTGGTTTGAAAGATTTCCACAGTATAAGAACCGAGATTTCTATATAGCAGGGGAAAGCTACGCTG GGTTCTATGTTCCTGAATTAGCGGACACAATTCTTAAGAATAACAACTCACGTACATCCTTCATCAATCTCAAGGGAGTTATG ATTGGAAATGGAATAATGAATGAGGAGACAGATGGTTGTGGTTCTATCGATTATGCATGGTCACATGCATTGATATCAGATGAAGATTATGCAAGTCAGCGTTGCACTCCATCAGGTTCAAGCTATACAACTCACAACAACACATTTGTGTCTCGAGCAGAATCTACAGATGGAGAGATAAATCCCTATAATATATATGCCCCACTTTGTCCTTCCCATCCAGACCCCATTTGGGCATCTTCTACTTCTGTT AATGATACCCCGGTAAATGAATCAGATGGTTTTGATCCATGTAGTCCTGGTTATGTATTTACCTACCTTAACACTCCAGAAGTACAAAATGCTCTTCATGCAAATGTAACGGACTTGTCTTATGCATGGACTGAATGCAG TGATGTACTCTCATACACCTTCTCTGCAACCACAATGTTTCCAATATATCGAAGAATGATGGCAGCAGGATTGAGAATACTAATTTACAG CGGAGATGTGGATGCGGTGGTTCCTGTGACTGGCACGAGATATTCCATTAATGCATTAAAGCTTTCAATAGAGGAAGAATGGTATCCTTGGATGAGCGGAGAGTTAGACGTGGGGGGTTTTAGTGTAATCTACAAGGGCTTGACATTTGCAACAGTTAGAGGTGCAGGACATGAAGTACCTAGTTATCAACCTTCAAGAGCCTTGACCATGACCAAATCATTTTTGGCTGGAAAGCCATTGCCATCATAA